The proteins below are encoded in one region of Belonocnema kinseyi isolate 2016_QV_RU_SX_M_011 chromosome 1, B_treatae_v1, whole genome shotgun sequence:
- the LOC117178141 gene encoding protein qua-1-like: MWMLKLPLMELLNMVLRFELEITEACYAGRRSASGNVDDNGVGNEDRNRNGDRDGLGNINEDKEGDGNGTVTDTYTYMEKETYMEAKIEAEVETKTQKETNTETEKDKNGDTNEDRNVDGDRDGSGHVNGKKEGNGDEAQTETEMEAGVDRQRDDNGDGHGDENGDGNGYSHGLEAKADNIMEKEAD; encoded by the exons ATGTGGATGTTGAAACTGCCATTAATGGAATTACTAAACATGGTTTTAAGATTCGAGTTGGAGATAACTGAAGCGTGTTATGCAGGTCGTAGAAGCGCATCTGG GAACGTAGATGACAACGGAGTTGGAAACGAAGATAGGAACAGAAATGGTGACAGAGACGGTCTTGGAAACATAAACGAAGACAAAGAAGGGGACGGAAACGGAACGGTGACGGACACATATACGTATATGGAAAAGGAAACTTACATGGAAGCAAAGATAGAAGCGGAAGTGGAAACAAAGACGCAGAAAGAGACGAACACAGAGACGGAGAAGG ATAAAAACGGAGACACAAACGAAGACCGAAACGTAGATGGTGACAGAGACGGTAGCGGACACGTGAACGGAAAAAAAGAAGGGAACGGAGACGAGGCGCAGACGGAGACAGAGATGGAAGCGGGTGTTGATAGACAAAGAGACGATAACGGTGACGGACACGGTGATGAAAACGGAGACGGAAACGGATACAGCCACGGATTAGAGGCGAAAGCGGATAATATTATGGAGAAAGAAGCAGATTGA